Proteins encoded within one genomic window of Streptomyces sp. NBC_01314:
- the rplN gene encoding 50S ribosomal protein L14: MIQQESRLRVADNTGAKEILCIRVLGGSGRRYAGIGDVIVATVKDAIPGGNVKKGDVIKAVIVRTVKERRRPDGSYIRFDENAAVILKNDGDPRGTRIFGPVGRELREKKFMKIISLAPEVL; the protein is encoded by the coding sequence GTGATCCAGCAGGAGTCGCGACTGCGTGTCGCCGACAACACTGGTGCGAAGGAAATCCTTTGCATCCGTGTGCTCGGTGGCTCCGGTCGCCGCTACGCGGGCATCGGTGACGTCATCGTCGCCACCGTCAAGGACGCGATCCCCGGCGGCAACGTGAAGAAGGGTGACGTCATCAAGGCGGTCATCGTTCGCACCGTCAAGGAGCGCCGCCGTCCGGACGGCTCGTACATCCGCTTCGACGAGAACGCCGCTGTCATTCTGAAGAACGACGGCGACCCTCGTGGCACCCGTATCTTCGGCCCGGTCGGCCGGGAGCTGCGCGAGAAGAAGTTCATGAAGATCATCTCGCTCGCGCCGGAGGTGCTGTAA
- the rpmC gene encoding 50S ribosomal protein L29, translated as MSAGTKASELRELGDEELLAKLREAKEELFNLRFQAATGQLENHGRLKAVRKDIARIYTLMRERELGIETVENA; from the coding sequence ATGTCGGCCGGTACCAAGGCGTCCGAGCTGCGCGAGCTGGGTGACGAGGAGCTTCTGGCGAAGCTTCGCGAAGCCAAGGAAGAGCTGTTCAATCTCCGCTTCCAGGCGGCGACCGGACAGCTTGAGAACCATGGCCGTCTCAAGGCGGTCCGCAAGGACATCGCGCGGATCTACACCCTGATGCGCGAGCGTGAGCTGGGCATCGAAACGGTGGAGAACGCCTGA
- the rpsQ gene encoding 30S ribosomal protein S17: MSENNVTETNDETRGFRKTREGIVVADKMDKTVVVAVEDRKKHALYGKVIRSTSKLKAHDEQNAAGVGDRVLLMETRPLSATKHWRVVEILEKAK; this comes from the coding sequence ATGAGCGAGAACAACGTGACTGAGACGAACGACGAGACGCGCGGCTTCCGCAAGACTCGTGAGGGCATCGTCGTCGCCGACAAGATGGACAAGACCGTCGTCGTCGCCGTCGAGGACCGTAAGAAGCACGCCCTGTACGGCAAGGTCATCCGTAGCACGAGCAAGCTCAAGGCGCACGACGAGCAGAACGCCGCCGGCGTCGGCGACCGTGTCCTCCTCATGGAGACCCGGCCGCTGTCCGCCACGAAGCACTGGCGCGTCGTCGAGATCCTCGAGAAGGCCAAGTAA